GCCTTTCGGAACCACGCTGGCACAAACTCCTCGCCACGCTCTTCTCGGAGACGCCGGCGCGCTCGTTGAGCATTCTCCAGACgattcttctcatcagcagcaaaatCGTACTCTCCATCCTCCATAGTCCTCGGCCTACTTCTGTGCGCGTGCTTGCACTGCTTTGCCGACACCTTTGAGATATCTTTTTGATTTCGGACATTCATTGCTCTCTTTCCAAATTGTTTTTCTATCCTCATATTTCAGTTGGTCGCTCGTTGGCCTTCCAGATGAGATACGCACGGTTGGGGTCTGTAAGACCACCGTGGGCCATGTCACCGCCACTCTCCTTAGGTTCATCCACGGCTGCTTCGTAGCCTGGGGTTAGGCGAGCGTACAGCTTGGAGTTCCAGCGACCACCAAGACTGACGCGAACCTTTCCAGTTGCATCAGTAACCTTTCCAGATACTTGATATGCGCTCGATGCCTTCCAGCCACGTGGTTTGAACTCAACGTGAGCCACCTCGCCCGTTGTCCAGTTCTTGATCTCCATGACACCATAGTTGTcgacggttgggtttccgGTGATGATACCAATGACAGATGAGGTAACCTTCTTCCATGTGTAAAGCTCCTCCTTTCCTCCAGCGGTGGGCCGAAGCTTGAGGAACCATGTACCCAGCGGGTTGATGTCGAAGGATTTACCATAGAACTTCGACTTCACAGCCGATTCACCCCAATAAGACCACTTGGGTGACTCTGCGTACGCAGCGCCGACTGGAGGGTGATGACTGACTTGCTCGATAAAGAAGCGGTAGTTCTTGTCGGGCCGCACATACTCAAAGGTCTCTCCCAACAGGGGGTTGAAAGGCTTGGCCACACGACCGATAGTTGAAGCGTACTCACTAGCAGCAAAAGCAGCCACGTAGATAAGTCGTTCGATCGAGTCGGCTCTGTCAGCAGCCAGGTCAAGCAAATCGGCATACTCCATATCCTCTCCAGCACGGTAGAGGAGTGAAGTTGGCTCGTTGAAAGAAACAGGCAGAGTCATCTTGGTCATATCCTTGCCAATCATCGACTTCAGAATACCCTACTCCATATTAGTATTGTTCGTATGCCACGTATGTGTAATAAACGTACCCAAAGAGAAATCTTAGGACGGTCATCGGCGTCCATCTTGAGCCTCGTTCGAATGCCATTCTCGTAGCCCTTGAAAGAGGAGCTGATATCTAGACCACCAGAAACGACAATATCCTGAGACTTTGGCTTGACCTCCTCCGCGGGCAGTTCAGATACCTCAACCTGGCCAGCATCCACAGCGTCGAAGAactcgtcctcttcttcggaTTCACTCTCGGACAAATCCACGATGATTGTGGGTTTCCTTCGGACGCTCTTCATCGTAGGCGATTTAGGCGGCACTGGTGACAGTTTGGTGGCCGCATCTTCGaactttccttcttcatcctccttctctctGTCGTCGCTCAATTCCTTCTCGGCAATTGTGTCCTCGATACGGGGCATGGCCTCTTCTACACCGACGGGTATCCCACTTTCGATCACCTCTCTTAGAGCCCTCTTTGTGGCCTTGCGTCTCTTCTCTGCCTCTCCAACGCGAGCCTCCAGAACCTCTTGCTCACGGGCCACTTGCGCCATGCTTTCCTCCCACATACGTCTCATATTAGCCTCGCGGTCAAGGCGGTATTGCCAGTAGGCGTCACGGTCCTTGGAAATGCGCAGTAAGTCGGCCACCAGAGTTGATAAGCTTCGAATGGCGGCATCGTATGTTCCCAGAGCCTGCGTCACGCTGTTGTCAGAGAGAGGTGTGTTCGGGTTCTGGTTTAGCTCGTTGAGAAGGGCTTGGTGAACGTGAGACATTGTTTCGAGCTGGAGCTTAGCTGATTGAGCAGTAATGTTGAGTGCATCCTTAGTAGCTGTGGGTTCTTCATGAATACTCATATCGTCGCCATaatcgtcgtcgtcatccaTATCGTTATGCGTTGGCGCTCCATTCCTGGGTGCCCGTGAGGTGCCTGCATcagtctcaacatcaacaaattcatcttcctcaaagCTACCAGTTGTACCAGGGCTAGCATGGTTTGGTCTTTGGTCAACAGAAGATATCTTGGACAGAGATCTGCTTGGAAGTTGAGAGCTATTCCTGCGTAGATCTGTGACGCTGGTGTTCTCGCTGTGAGAGTCCTGGAGAGAAAGTGTACTTGGGTCAGCTTTAGCCTGCCTCAAGAGCTCCGCGCCTCGAGCTGCccgcttctcttcctccttaGCCTGGTCCTTGGACCACTGGATCGAGTTATTGAGAGCCCAGAACCATCGCTTGGCCTCAACCTCATGGTTCGCTTTAAGGGTATA
The window above is part of the Fusarium oxysporum f. sp. lycopersici 4287 chromosome 8, whole genome shotgun sequence genome. Proteins encoded here:
- a CDS encoding hypothetical protein (At least one base has a quality score < 10) codes for the protein MSDAGDGTKRVAALSDWLAITAAYAYRMHTHKRSKSAAALSLLRRNNTRDEESGSEDGRLRRTPSSSNPINSMAHQQTPRSHGAKQSISSAGLSPTASQSKSQQFPSSPSAEKSTASLEQSVRKFRFVEALRSGDTSSISRAIRETAENAPRASISSVGASATSALDDTTILHLAIQCAEFPVIEYVLSEGQGSIDVNARDKDGNTPLHLAAIQGRTTVVKLLLEQKDINDAIANAQGKLPLDVARNPEIFQLLQLSRSLFAEAKVKQVQELIARGNYGALAGVLEEHRVKTVLDINSPEFASEPFTVQTGGTLLHEAARKKNTNLIQVLLLHGADPFRRDRKGKLPQSVTNDDATKAILKKSPAAVAAQRGIQEKAVLGQAASQGTAGSASSDPLAGREAREMKGYLKKWTNYRKGYQLRWFVLEDGVLSYYKHQDDAGSACRGAINMRIAKLHMSPDEKTKFEIHGKSSVKYTLKANHEVEAKRWFWALNNSIQWSKDQAKEEEKRAARGAELLRQAKADPSTLSLQDSHSENTSVTDLRRNSSQLPSRSLSKISSVDQRPNHASPGTTGSFEEDEFVDVETDAGTSRAPRNGAPTHNDMDDDDDYGDDMSIHEEPTATKDALNITAQSAKLQLETMSHVHQALLNELNQNPNTPLSDNSVTQALGTYDAAIRSLSTLVADLLRISKDRDAYWQYRLDREANMRRMWEESMAQVAREQEVLEARVGEAEKRRKATKRALREVIESGIPVGVEEAMPRIEDTIAEKELSDDREKEDEEGKFEDAATKLSPVPPKSPTMKSVRRKPTIIVDLSESESEEEDEFFDAVDAGQVEVSELPAEEVKPKSQDIVVSGGLDISSSFKGYENGIRTRLKMDADDRPKISLWGILKSMIGKDMTKMTLPVSFNEPTSLLYRAGEDMEYADLLDLAADRADSIERLIYVAAFAASEYASTIGRVAKPFNPLLGETFEYVRPDKNYRFFIEQVSHHPPVGAAYAESPKWSYWGESAVKSKFYGKSFDINPLGTWFLKLRPTAGGKEELYTWKKVTSSVIGIITGNPTVDNYGVMEIKNWTTGEVAHVEFKPRGWKASSAYQVSGKVTDATGKVRVSLGGRWNSKLYARLTPGYEAAVDEPKESGGDMAHGGLTDPNQKQFGKRAMNVRNQKDISKVSAKQCKHAHRSRPRTMEDGEYDFAADEKNRLENAQRARRRLREERGEEFVPAWFRKARCEITGEEYWQFTGKYWERREKAGPNGDPQVAWEGLEPIYEDHVDEDTIR